A stretch of DNA from Halorubrum sp. BOL3-1:
GCCGAACCGCTCGTCTTGGACGGCGACGAGACGTACACGCTGGAGTGACGCGCCCGGTAGCGACGGTCAGCACAATCCCGAGATTTTTTGACCGCTCGCGTCGACGGCACGGCGTCACGAGCGCCGCCGACTCCGGCGGCGCCTCTCGGCCGACCGCGAGACTCTCCTCGCCGCAGCGACGTCCCGTGTCGGCAGCCTTTAGCGGCGGGGGGACGTACGGTCGGCCGACTATGGCAGACATCGAGACATCCACGGTTTCCGAAGAGGGCTACGCCAGTACCAGTCAGGTCGGCGAGTTCGACCTCCGGGTCGACGCGACCGACGAGACGGGACCGAACCCGAACGCGACGCTCGTCGCGACGTACGCCTCCTGTTACCTCCCGGCGTTCCGCGTCGGCGGGAGCCAGCGCGGCGAGGAGGAGCTGGGCAAGATACAGATCGACGCGAGCGCCGAGCTGGACGACGACGACGACCTCGAATCGATCGCCTTCGACGTCCACGTCGATGCCGACCTCGACGACGAGACCGCCGTCGACGTCGCCGAGCGCGCCGAGGGCATCTGCCACGTCCACAGCGCGCTCCGCGAGGGGCTTCACGCCGACGTCAGCGTCTACCCCGACGCGTTCTGAACCGCCGCGGGCCTCCAGCGCTCGTTTTCCGTCCGTGTCTCGGTCGGTCAGTCCCGCGGCTCGACTTCGTCGGCGCTCGACTCCGGCCGGTCGACGTCGACGAACTCGAAGCGGGCGCCGCCGGTCTCGCCCTCCGTGACGTCGACCTCCCAGCCGTGCGCCTCCGCGATTCGTTCGACGATGGCGAGCCCGAAGCCGGTGCCCGTCTCGGAGGTCGTGTAGCCGCTCTCGAACACCGTCTCGCGCTCGTCCGGATCGATTCCCGGTCCGTCGTCCGCGACGTAGAACCCGTCCGGAAGGTCGCCGACGACGACGCGCTCTCCGCCGTGTTCGTCGGCGTTCCGGAACAGGTTGCCGAGGAGCTGGCGGACTCGCCCGGGGTCAGCGAGGATCTCGCCGTCGACTTCGACCGCGATCTCGATCGGGGCCTCGTCCGCGTCGCCGCTCGCGTCCTCGCTCGTCCCGAACGAGTCCTCGCAGTCGGTCGGTCTGAACGCCTCGTCGCCGTACGCGGCGGTCAGTTCGCCGAGGCGGACGCGCTCGAACGACCCGACCGTCTCGCCCTGCTTGGCGAGCGCGAGCACGTCGTCGATCAGCCGCTCCATCTCGTCGAGCGCGCGCTCGCAGCGGTCGAAGTACGAGTCGGTCCCCGTCTCGCGGGCGAGTGTGAGGTACCCGGATAGGACGTTGAGCGGGTTCCGCAGGTCGTGGGAGACGATCGAGGCGAACTCGTCGAGGCGCTCGTTCTCCCGCTCGATGCGGCGCTCGTGCGCCTTTCGCTCGGAGATGTCGCGGCTGCTCGCCAGGAACCGGTCTTCGCCTCGAACGTCGATACGCCTGACGTGGACCTCGACGGGGAACGTCGAGCCGTCGGCACGGAGGAACGACGTCTCCAGCCGGATCGTCTCGTCTATCTCCAGCCCGTCCCAGAGCCGCACGGCCTCCTCCGGGTCGAGTTCGTCGTCGACCTCCCACACGTCCATGCCGACGACCTCGTCGCGGTCGTACCCGAGTTCCGTCGTCATCGCTCGGTTGGCGTCGACGATCTCCCCCGCCTCGTCGTGGATGTCGATCATGTCCGGGGAGCGCTCGAACAGCGCCTCCAGCCGCGCGGACGTCCGTTCGAGCCGCCGTTGCCTTCGCCGCTCGTCGGTCACGTCCCGGGAGATGCCGAGGACCCCGTCGAACTCGCCGTCGATGACGAGCCGCGTCAGCGCGTAGTCGACGATGGTGTCCGACTTCGTCGGCAGATCGACCTCGGCCGTTCCGGTGACGGAGTCCCGGTCGCCCCCGACGAGCGCGGCGAACGGGTCGGCGTTCGCGTCACCGGCGTCGCTGTCAGCCCGGATCTGTTCGACGAGGCGGCTCCGATCCCCGACGAGCTCCTCGGGAGACGCGTCGTACACGTCCGCGAGGTGATCGTTGGCGAGCGCGAACCGACCGTCGGCGTCGTACACGGAGACGGAATCCGGCAGCTCGTCGACGATCCGACGGTATCGCTCGAGTTCGCGCTCGCGCGACTTCTCCTCGGTGACGTCGATGTGGATGCCGACGGCGCGGACCGGCTCCCCGTCGTCGGTGCGCTCGACCACGCGGCCGCGGTCGCGGATCCACCGCCACTCGCCGGACTTCGACCGCATCCGGTGGTCACACCGGTAGACGTCCGTCTCGCCGGCGAAGTGTGCCTCGATGGCGCTCCACACCGGCCCGTGGTCGTCCGGGTGAACCCGGTCCTCCCACGCGCTGAGGTCGGACGCTAGCTCCTCGCGATCGTACCCGAGCATCGCCGCCCACCGCTCGTCGAAGCGGAGCTCGTCGGTCTGGACGTTCCAGTCCCAGACGCCGACGTCCGCTCCCTCGACGGCCAGCTGGAGTCGCTCGGAAAGCTCGCGGAGCTCGCGCTCGCGCTCCCGCCGTTCGGTGACATCTTGGACGTACAGCGACATCCCGTCGTCGGTGGGGTACGCGTTCACGACGAGGTCGGCGTCGACCCGGTCGACGTGTTCTTCGAACCGCACGGGTTCACCGGTCTCAGTCGCCTCGCGGAGCGTCGCCTCGCCGTCGGTGCCGGCGGTCCCCGGGAACGCGTCCCAGATTCGCTCTCCCACGATATCGTCCGCGTCGAACCCGGTCATGTCCGCCGCGCGCTCGTTGAGCTGTGTCACCCGCCAGTCCTCGTCGACCTCGCAGAACGCGTCGGAGACTCGGTCGAGGTGTTCTGCGATCCGACGCTCGCTCCCCGTCCGCGAGACGAGGTCGTCCACGACGGTCGCGAGCCGCGCGTACCGGTCCGACGCGGCTCCCCGTCGAACGTACTCGTCGACGCCCGCGGAGATCGCCTCGCTGGCGACCGCCTCGGACCCCTCTCCGGTGAACAGCACGAACGGGACGTCACCGTATCGGTCCCGGACGGTTTCGAGCAGCTCGATCCCGTCGGTCTCGGCCATCTCGTAGGCCGAAACGACGCAGTCGAGCGCCGACGCGGACAGCGCGTCCAGCGCCGCGTCCGGGCCGTCGACCGGCGTCGCGTCGATCCGGTCGTCGCGGCGTTCCAGCGTCGAGGCCGTCTCGTCCGCGCAGCCGGGTTCGCCGTCGACGACGAGCACGCGGACGGACGACGCGACGCCGCTCGCCGACCCGCGGGAGTCGCTCGATTCGCTCATTCGAGATGATGTTTTTAATCCGACATGATAACGGTTTCGCTCAGCGCATCGCGGACCGCGTCGGAGTCGGCCCCCGACCCGATCGGTCATAGGGACCGCGTAATATACCGATTTTGTCACCGGAACTCACAGCAAAATACACTCTCTAGTTAATTGAATATATATCAGTATTCCGAGACTGTCCCGGACGGAGCCGGCGGAGCACTCGTCGTCCCCGGCGCCGGCCGCCGCGACGTCCCCGGTGACGCCGCTCTCCCGCGACGGCGTTACCGCACCTTCGTCGAGACGGCGATGCCAGAACCGACGGGGAGAATCGCGGTTTCGACGGCGTCGTCCGAGCGGACCGTCCCCAGGTACTCACCGATGCCGCGCGTCTCCGCGTCGAGCGCGGCGTCGGGAAGCGGCTCGCCCGCCTCGAAGTGCGCGACGAGGTCTTCGAAGTCGATCGGGCCGCGCGTGACGTTGTCGGCGACGATCACGCCGCCGGGCCGGACCTTCGGGAGGACGGTCCGATAGGCGTCGGCGTACCGCCCCTTCTGGTGGTCGATCAGGATCACGTCGAAGGGGCCGTCGTAGCGGTCGACCGTCTCCATCGCGTCTCCGACCTCGAAGGCGACGCTGTCGGCGTAGCCGTGGTCGCTCGCGAACGCCACGCCGCGCTTGGCCTCGTCGGCGTCGAACTCGGTACAGACGACGGCGTCGGCGCCGCCGCGGAGGAACCACGTGGCGGAGTAGCCGAACCCGGACCCGAACTCGAAGACCCGCTCCGCGCCCGTCAGCCGCGCGAGCAGGCGGAGGACCGCTCCCGCCTCCGGACCGATGATCGGGAATCCCCACTCGTCCGCGAGGTCGGCCATCTCCGCCTGGACCGGCGCGTGTTCCGGCGCCGTCGCCGCGAGGAACCGACGCGCGGGGTCGGTGAGAACGTCCATGTCGGCGGGTCGGACGCCCGATACTTAAATCGGCCCGGCGGATCCGGTACCGCCGCGTCGACGGCCGGCCCGCTCGGTGCCCGCCCGCCGAACTGCCCCGGTGGCGGTGTTCAGATAAGGTTTGAAAGGTGAGGCGGTGCGTTTTCAAAGTGATTCATGCCCGAAAACGACCGCCTCAGCGGCTGTTTAGACGAGATCAACTTAGAGTTTGTGGAGCGAGAAGCAACACCGAGACTGTTGATGAAGCTCAGTATTCAGCTCCATTTGTCAGGACTATCGCTTTCGAATACTGTTTCGTTTCTTGAGGTTTTTGGTGTTGATCGAGTTCGATCGACCGTTCATAACTGGGTTCACAAAGCCGATCTACAGCCAGAAACTGGCCGCAGCCCGAATCACGTCGCAGTTGACGAGACTGTGATTCAGCTCAACGATGAACAGTATTGGCTGTACGCTGCTGTCGATACTGACTCGAACGATTTACTACATACACGGCTTGAAACGACGAGAAATAACGCGCTCGCAGATCAGTTTTTCGCGGAACTCCGCGAAAAACACGATGTAGATGACGCGATCTTTCTCGTTGA
This window harbors:
- a CDS encoding O-methyltransferase yields the protein MDVLTDPARRFLAATAPEHAPVQAEMADLADEWGFPIIGPEAGAVLRLLARLTGAERVFEFGSGFGYSATWFLRGGADAVVCTEFDADEAKRGVAFASDHGYADSVAFEVGDAMETVDRYDGPFDVILIDHQKGRYADAYRTVLPKVRPGGVIVADNVTRGPIDFEDLVAHFEAGEPLPDAALDAETRGIGEYLGTVRSDDAVETAILPVGSGIAVSTKVR
- a CDS encoding OsmC family protein, producing the protein MADIETSTVSEEGYASTSQVGEFDLRVDATDETGPNPNATLVATYASCYLPAFRVGGSQRGEEELGKIQIDASAELDDDDDLESIAFDVHVDADLDDETAVDVAERAEGICHVHSALREGLHADVSVYPDAF
- a CDS encoding PAS domain S-box protein codes for the protein MSESSDSRGSASGVASSVRVLVVDGEPGCADETASTLERRDDRIDATPVDGPDAALDALSASALDCVVSAYEMAETDGIELLETVRDRYGDVPFVLFTGEGSEAVASEAISAGVDEYVRRGAASDRYARLATVVDDLVSRTGSERRIAEHLDRVSDAFCEVDEDWRVTQLNERAADMTGFDADDIVGERIWDAFPGTAGTDGEATLREATETGEPVRFEEHVDRVDADLVVNAYPTDDGMSLYVQDVTERRERERELRELSERLQLAVEGADVGVWDWNVQTDELRFDERWAAMLGYDREELASDLSAWEDRVHPDDHGPVWSAIEAHFAGETDVYRCDHRMRSKSGEWRWIRDRGRVVERTDDGEPVRAVGIHIDVTEEKSRERELERYRRIVDELPDSVSVYDADGRFALANDHLADVYDASPEELVGDRSRLVEQIRADSDAGDANADPFAALVGGDRDSVTGTAEVDLPTKSDTIVDYALTRLVIDGEFDGVLGISRDVTDERRRQRRLERTSARLEALFERSPDMIDIHDEAGEIVDANRAMTTELGYDRDEVVGMDVWEVDDELDPEEAVRLWDGLEIDETIRLETSFLRADGSTFPVEVHVRRIDVRGEDRFLASSRDISERKAHERRIERENERLDEFASIVSHDLRNPLNVLSGYLTLARETGTDSYFDRCERALDEMERLIDDVLALAKQGETVGSFERVRLGELTAAYGDEAFRPTDCEDSFGTSEDASGDADEAPIEIAVEVDGEILADPGRVRQLLGNLFRNADEHGGERVVVGDLPDGFYVADDGPGIDPDERETVFESGYTTSETGTGFGLAIVERIAEAHGWEVDVTEGETGGARFEFVDVDRPESSADEVEPRD
- a CDS encoding IS6 family transposase, with the protein product MPENDRLSGCLDEINLEFVEREATPRLLMKLSIQLHLSGLSLSNTVSFLEVFGVDRVRSTVHNWVHKADLQPETGRSPNHVAVDETVIQLNDEQYWLYAAVDTDSNDLLHTRLETTRNNALADQFFAELREKHDVDDAIFLVDGAAPLQRACRKHDLNFRYERHGKRNSIERVFREVKRRTTSFSNCFSNAGAETANEWLRSFAFAWNQLI